Proteins from a genomic interval of Oncorhynchus kisutch isolate 150728-3 linkage group LG28, Okis_V2, whole genome shotgun sequence:
- the LOC109873474 gene encoding 40S ribosomal protein S3 — protein sequence MAVQISKKRKFVADGIFKAELNEFLTRELAEDGYSGVEVRVTPTRTEIIILATRTQNVLGEKGRRIRELTAVVQKRFGFPEGSVELYAEKVATRGLCAIAQAESLRYKLLGGLAVRRACYGVLRFIMESGSKGCEVVVSGKLRGQRAKSMKFVDGLMIHSGDPVNYYVDTAVRHVLLRQGVLGIKVKIMLPWDPSGKIGPKKPLPDHVSIVEPKDEQVPSTPISEQKGAKPEAAVVAPATPVPTA from the exons ATGGCGGTGCAAATTTCCAAGAAGAGAAAG TTTGTCGCTGATGGTATCTTCAAAGCTGAACTGAACGAGTTCCTCACAAGAGAGCTGGCTGAGGATGGCTACTCAGGTGTGGAGGTTCGTGTCACCCCAACTAGAACTGAAATCATCATCTTGGCTACCAG GACACAGAACGTGCTTGGTGAGAAGGGGCGTCGTATACGTGAGCTGACTGCAGTCGTCCAGAAGAGGTTTGGCTTCCCCGAGGGCAGTGTGGAG CTGTATGCTGAGAAGGTTGCCACTCGTGGTCTTTGCGCCATTGCCCAGGCAGAGTCTCTGCGCTACAAGCTTCTCGGGGGTCTCGCTGTCCGCAG GGCCTGCTATGGTGTCCTACGGTTCATCATGGAGAGCGGGTCCAAGGGTTGCGAGGTGGTGGTCTCTGGAAAGCTCAGGGGCCAGAGGGCCAAGTCCATGAAGTTTGTGGATGGCCTCATGATCCACAGTGGAGACCCCGTTAACTACTACGTAGACACCGCTGTCCGCCACGTGCTCCTCCGCCAAG GTGTGCTGGGGATTAAGGTGAAAATCATGCTGCCCTGGGATCCCAGCGGTAAGATTGGCCCCAAgaaacctctccctgaccacgTGAGCATCGTGGAGCCCAAGGACGAGCAGGTCCCCTCAACGCCCATCTCTGAGCAGAAGGGAGCCAAGCCGGAGGCCGCTGTCGTCGCACCTGCCACACCCGTCCCAACAGCATAA